The Pleurodeles waltl isolate 20211129_DDA chromosome 6, aPleWal1.hap1.20221129, whole genome shotgun sequence genome has a segment encoding these proteins:
- the RNF186 gene encoding E3 ubiquitin-protein ligase RNF186, which translates to MDSTRLSTEGMGYTKPDTLRTNSTELSNGRTDSTELSTERMDSTKPDTLRTNSTELSNGRTDSTELSTERMDSTKPDTLRTNSTELSSGRTVSTELSTERMDSTKPDTLRTNFTELSNGRTDSTELSTERMDSTKPDTLRTNSTELSNGRTASTETFNLRTDSTAPFSVESDSTESDTLRINSREPSTGRTNSTELFNFRTVSTTPFVTGIHSTELLCGTIDCTELAPSRTDSTHISSVRIDPIEPASFRMASTELSSESMNFIEVSPVRMGFREQNVVRPGSTEPRTMRIGSVEIPTVQTEFTGHVTRRVVPAEQFSIRVCSAKPATPGTEFTKPSNVRMCSLEQSAVRMDTTVPITARMDSTKLPILKISSTECPSVGMGYTDVSSVNMGPAEPSALRISPAEMSSAGMSEGGPEDPLALRKRLAELPGADIKDPVSAELGSSTISVPSDGEHEHAMLSSEETYHVKMLKLPAGDAADITCHQNLPHLRISWQNNLKPQASAEGESASLNIASSKLSTPERDGLHSWRPSVPVETSTGCAKSSVTEMDCPVCFIAYDLYRLPKCLSCRHTFCNVCLKLLLRHEDGYWQIACPLCRMPTSVSGGLIRTLPNQEDILAQLENPTAISQVCPLPQKELPLMESSGCNRLDTTSSSEGLNIAARRLAALLVILVLLLVIILLFLSSGPVRWTLCAVMGLSLALSVLLCWRPQLRGCCGTVSSSQDPQERCSVPVP; encoded by the coding sequence ATGGACTCTACAAGACTGTCCACTGAGGGAATGGGCTATACGAAACCTGACACTTTAAGAACCAACTCTACAGAACTGTCCAATGGGAGAACTGATTCTACAGAACTGTCCACTGAGAGAATGGACTCTACGAAACCTGACACTTTAAGAACCAACTCTACAGAACTGTCCAATGGGAGAACTGATTCTACAGAACTATCCACTGAGAGAATGGACTCTACGAAACCTGACACTTTAAGAACCAACTCTACAGAACTGTCCAGTGGTAGAACTGTTTCTACAGAACTATCCACTGAGAGAATGGACTCTACGAAACCTGACACTTTAAGAACCAACTTTACAGAACTGTCCAATGGGAGAACTGATTCTACAGAACTATCCACTGAGAGAATGGACTCTACGAAACCTGACACTTTAAGAACCAACTCTACAGAACTGTCCAATGGGAGAACTGCTTCTACAGAGACATTCAATCTGAGAACTGACTCTACAGCCCCATTTTCTGTAGAAAGTGACTCTACAGAATCAGACACTTTAAGAATCAACTCTAGAGAACCATCTACTGGGAGAACTAATTCTACGGAACTGTTTAATTTTAGAACTGTTTCTACAACACCATTTGTTACAGGAATTCACTCTACAGAACTGCTCTGTGGGACAATTGATTGTACAGAACTGGCTCCTTCAAGAACAGACTCTACACACATCTCCAGTGTGAGGATTGATCCTATAGAACCTGCCAGTTTCAGAATGGCCTCCACAGAACTGTCCTCTGAGAGCATGAATTTTATAGAGGTATCTCCCGTGAGAATGGGCTTTAGAGAGCAGAACGTTGTAAGACCGGGTTCTACAGAACCAAGGACTATGAGAATAGGTTCTGTAGAAATACCCACTGTGCAAACTGAATTTACAGGCCACGTCACTCGGAGAGTAGTTCCTGCAGAACAGTTTTCGATAAGAGTGTGCTCTGCAAAGCCAGCCACTCCAGGGACAGAGTTTACCAAACCTTCTAATGTGAGAATGTGTTCTCTAGAGCAGTCTGCTGTAAGAATGGACACTACAGTACCCATCACTGCAAGAATGGACTCTACAAAACTGCCTATTCTAAAAATAAGCTCAACAGAGTGTCCTTCTGTTGGAATGGGTTATACAGACGTTTCTAGTGTGAACATGGGCCCTGCTGAGCCATCTGCTTTAAGAATAAGCCCTGCAGAAATGTCAAGTGCAGGAATGTCCGAAGGAGGGCCAGAAGACCCATTAGCTCTAAGAAAACGTCTTGCAGAGTTGCCAGGCGCAGACATAAAGGATCCTGTTTCTGCAGAACTGGGATCTTCAACTATCTCAGTCCCATCAGATGGGGAGCATGAGCATGCCATGTTGTCTTCTGAAGAAACATACCATGTGAAAATGCTTAAACTGCCGGCTGGGGATGCTGCAGACATTACATGCCACCAAAATCTTCCCCACCTAAGAATAAGCtggcaaaacaatttaaaaccacaagctTCAGCAGAAGGTGAATCAGCATCTTTGAATATTGCTTCCTCCAAACTGTCAACGCCAGAAAGGGATGGGCTGCACTCATGGAGGCCCTCAGTCCCAGTGGAGACCTCCACAGGTTGTGCCAAATCATCAGTAACTGAGATGgattgcccagtctgcttcattgcCTATGATCTTTACAGGCTACCCAAGTGCCTGTCCTGCCGGCACACCTTCTGTAACGTCTGCCTGAAGTTGCTCCTGAGACACGAggatgggtactggcagattgcctgccCGCTTTGCAGAATGCCTACTTCAGTCAGCGGTGGACTCATACGCACCCTTCCCAACCAAGAAGATATCCTGGCTCAACTGGAAAATCCCACTGCCATCTCCCAGGTGtgtcctcttcctcaaaaagagCTGCCCCTAATGGAGTCTTCAGGCTGCAATCGCCTTGACACTACCAGCAGCTCAGAGGGCCTCAACATAGCAGCTCGGAGGCTGGCTGCGCTTCTCGTCatcctggtgctgctgctggtcatTATCCTGCTCTTCTTGAGCTCCGGACCAGTGCGGTGGACCCTCTGTGCAGTGATGGGGCTCTCCCTGGCCCTATCTGTGTTATTGTGCTGGCGGCCTCAGCTCAGGGGCTGCTGTGGGACTGTGTCCTCCTCGCAAGACCCTCAGGAAAGGTGCTCCGTACCTGTGCCCTGA